In Thalassotalea sp. Sam97, a single window of DNA contains:
- a CDS encoding M3 family metallopeptidase: MKARILSPIALAIALAGCNAANTELTPTTQETVAGAEVTSQNPFFSEYTTPYKVPPFEQIKISHYRPAFDRGIEEVIADIDVIANNPEAPTFENTIEAMEMSGDLLDKVTSTFFGLIGSMSSPEMQAISKEYSPKLSAMGDDIYLNDKLFARVKAVYEQKDSLTLNTEQKTLLENTYRGFVRAGANLNETDKAQLRELNKQISKLSIQFGENLLAETNAFELVIDNKADLGGLPESIIAAAAATASQRGHEGKWVFTTHRPSFYPFLTYSTNRDLRKQLFHAYTHRGDNDNANDNKDIAAEMASLRYQRAQLLGYKTHAHYVLETNMAKTPENVYGLLDRVWPASLARAKQEVADMQAYAESEGFKGKLEAWDWWYYSEKVRKAKYDLDESVTKPYFELNNTMQGVFYTAEKLWGVTFKERNDLPKYHPDVTTYEVFDKDGSSIGVYMTDFYVRASKRGGAWMSSFQKQYKMYGENVKPVIYNVLNYPAPVGDEPVLLTFDQASTLFHEFGHAIQGLLSDGYYRSLTGTALPRDYVEYPSQVMENWMTEPEVLANFARHYKTGEVIPAELVEKIQASGKFNQGFATTEYMAAALLDLKWHTLETAEVQDADAFEAAAMKEIGLIDEIAPRYRSTYFSHIFAGGYSSGYYGYIWSNIFDADTWELFKEKGIFNQDVATGYRENVLETGGTEDPMKMYKRFRGQEPNPDYLLIRRGLMSDSK, encoded by the coding sequence ATGAAAGCACGCATTTTATCACCAATAGCACTTGCTATTGCTTTGGCCGGTTGTAATGCCGCCAATACTGAGTTAACACCAACAACACAAGAAACTGTCGCTGGCGCCGAAGTGACCAGCCAGAACCCTTTCTTCAGTGAATACACCACGCCATATAAAGTACCACCATTTGAGCAAATTAAGATTTCTCACTACCGTCCAGCGTTTGACCGTGGTATTGAAGAAGTCATTGCTGACATTGACGTTATTGCCAATAACCCAGAAGCACCAACATTTGAAAACACCATCGAAGCAATGGAAATGTCAGGTGACTTATTGGATAAAGTGACTAGCACCTTCTTTGGTTTAATTGGTTCAATGTCAAGCCCTGAAATGCAAGCCATTTCAAAAGAGTATTCACCAAAGCTTTCTGCTATGGGTGATGACATCTACTTAAACGACAAGTTGTTTGCTCGCGTTAAAGCTGTTTACGAGCAAAAAGACAGCTTGACGCTGAACACTGAACAAAAAACCTTGCTAGAGAATACTTACCGTGGATTTGTTCGTGCCGGTGCTAATCTAAACGAAACAGATAAAGCACAACTTCGTGAACTAAATAAGCAAATCTCTAAGCTGTCGATTCAGTTTGGTGAAAACCTGCTAGCTGAAACCAACGCCTTTGAATTGGTTATTGATAACAAAGCTGACTTAGGTGGTTTACCTGAGTCTATCATTGCTGCTGCAGCGGCAACAGCATCACAACGTGGCCACGAAGGTAAGTGGGTATTTACCACCCATCGTCCAAGTTTTTATCCATTCTTAACGTATTCAACAAACCGCGATCTTCGTAAGCAATTATTCCACGCTTACACGCACCGTGGTGATAACGACAATGCTAACGATAATAAAGACATCGCAGCAGAAATGGCATCATTACGCTACCAACGTGCTCAGTTGCTTGGTTATAAGACGCACGCTCATTACGTGTTAGAAACCAACATGGCGAAAACGCCAGAAAACGTATACGGCTTGTTGGATCGTGTATGGCCTGCATCATTAGCTCGTGCTAAGCAAGAAGTTGCCGATATGCAAGCGTACGCTGAAAGCGAAGGCTTTAAGGGTAAGTTAGAAGCATGGGATTGGTGGTACTACTCAGAAAAAGTACGTAAAGCAAAATACGACTTAGACGAGTCAGTAACTAAGCCTTACTTTGAGCTGAACAACACCATGCAAGGTGTGTTTTACACCGCTGAGAAGCTTTGGGGCGTTACGTTTAAAGAGCGCAACGACTTACCTAAGTATCACCCAGATGTAACCACGTACGAAGTGTTTGATAAAGATGGCTCGTCAATCGGTGTTTACATGACCGACTTCTACGTACGCGCGTCGAAACGTGGCGGCGCATGGATGAGCTCGTTCCAAAAACAATACAAAATGTACGGTGAAAACGTTAAGCCTGTTATTTACAACGTGCTTAACTACCCAGCACCAGTGGGCGATGAGCCTGTATTATTAACCTTTGATCAAGCATCAACCTTATTCCACGAGTTTGGTCACGCGATTCAAGGTTTATTATCAGACGGTTACTACCGTTCACTAACCGGTACCGCTTTACCACGTGACTACGTAGAGTACCCATCACAAGTGATGGAAAACTGGATGACTGAACCAGAAGTGTTAGCTAACTTTGCCCGTCACTACAAAACGGGTGAAGTGATCCCAGCTGAACTTGTTGAAAAAATCCAAGCATCAGGCAAGTTCAACCAAGGCTTTGCCACCACCGAGTACATGGCGGCAGCATTACTTGACTTGAAATGGCACACCCTAGAAACCGCTGAAGTGCAAGATGCGGACGCATTTGAAGCAGCGGCGATGAAAGAAATCGGCCTAATTGATGAGATTGCACCGCGCTATCGTAGCACCTACTTCTCACATATCTTTGCCGGCGGCTACTCATCTGGTTACTACGGTTACATTTGGTCGAACATCTTTGATGCCGATACTTGGGAACTGTTTAAAGAAAAAGGTATTTTCAATCAAGACGTCGCCACAGGTTACCGTGAAAACGTTCTTGAAACCGGTGGCACTGAAGATCCAATGAAAATGTACAAACGTTTCCGTGGTCAAGAGCCAAACCCAGATTATCTATTAATCCGTCGTGGTTTAATGTCAGACAGCAAGTAA
- a CDS encoding type IV pilin protein: protein MNKSQGFTLIELMIVVAILGIIAGIAYPSYVDHMQKARRSDAQAALMGLAMAQAKYRIQCPQYASSLASSNDCTNGTLKAPQSSENSYYQLSVSSASGNAYTLTASAQGVQANDSVCTAITFTVNASNPNGVKAPEQCWQ, encoded by the coding sequence ATGAACAAAAGTCAGGGATTTACCTTAATTGAACTTATGATAGTGGTGGCTATTCTTGGTATTATCGCCGGAATAGCTTACCCAAGTTATGTTGATCATATGCAAAAAGCCCGTCGTAGCGATGCGCAAGCAGCGTTAATGGGTTTAGCAATGGCTCAGGCTAAATATCGCATTCAGTGTCCGCAGTATGCCAGTAGTCTTGCCAGTAGCAATGATTGCACTAATGGCACTTTAAAAGCCCCGCAAAGCAGTGAGAATAGCTATTATCAGCTGAGTGTTAGCAGTGCTTCAGGTAACGCTTATACATTAACCGCGAGCGCGCAGGGCGTTCAGGCAAATGACAGTGTCTGTACGGCGATAACATTTACGGTTAATGCCAGCAACCCAAACGGTGTTAAAGCGCCAGAGCAGTGTTGGCAGTAG
- a CDS encoding prepilin-type N-terminal cleavage/methylation domain-containing protein, with protein sequence MTYSQGRIRGFGLIEVLVALAIMAFGLMTMAAFHITVINESSTSKNRAEALAIAQQRIEQMRNYTDLAVSQADFHQLFPIVTEFANQATHQGTNTLFTRQEMILANDAVKTITVQVLWQDASGQQEQVELSTEFAYKSPGLAGDADMSQAIGPLVRSATGRARLGKGEVTEEEIASGKVVYSNGDTTGLLDRGDGDLRLTSDNDVVLTLEDACELDDGIRTNEPCTGFVEISGRVYIDRAETSVSVGGVHVIASDAAYCQRYYTASNGDAVAVTADTNSALSTATGNYDYFDYTCYLGGGWHGNVGVMIDGPEWACMGDPNAADSFDAPKVAIRRVYRGMAYKTDDTNAPITDNKGNTIYYSVGVADALILPAEGQAGHDFVVSNLSSSDESLCTLGDNQTDPVMMHPDSNVNGSDGDLFAGVPTDFFCLNQNSDWIDSVKMDAYGYSSDNYCPFDPSDPPSQKHTISGDLFITFADGNYDKLDNFWIYTSDGYYNCGVSLPDLVGTHAYRWNYQCDVFDWGNGWTGYVQITPDLSTFTCNPLAINIADNKAITGDSTIGDFVCHDNASAASNMMIVKGNITIASGAIEAITLDDSACTITGTTYECVGENFDVNNLFNGTITYKASKAKACVTYINNTTAATLDVTNGSQQSTVAISNAQSGIMNIDVTVNNGQCATTNIDDI encoded by the coding sequence ATGACGTATTCACAGGGACGTATTAGGGGGTTTGGTTTAATTGAGGTATTGGTCGCTCTGGCAATCATGGCGTTTGGTTTGATGACCATGGCGGCTTTTCATATCACAGTCATTAACGAAAGCTCGACCAGTAAAAATCGTGCCGAGGCGTTAGCCATCGCTCAACAACGCATAGAACAAATGCGCAACTATACCGACTTAGCCGTTTCACAAGCGGATTTTCACCAACTTTTCCCCATTGTCACCGAATTTGCGAATCAAGCGACCCATCAAGGCACGAACACCTTATTTACTCGCCAAGAGATGATCCTGGCAAATGACGCCGTAAAAACAATCACCGTGCAGGTGTTATGGCAAGATGCCTCTGGACAACAAGAGCAAGTCGAGTTATCAACAGAATTTGCTTATAAGTCTCCTGGGTTAGCCGGAGATGCTGACATGTCTCAAGCTATCGGCCCGTTAGTTCGCTCTGCTACCGGTCGTGCGCGTCTTGGTAAAGGTGAGGTAACGGAGGAAGAAATTGCCTCAGGTAAGGTCGTATACAGCAATGGCGATACCACAGGTTTGTTGGACCGTGGTGATGGTGATCTGCGCTTAACCTCAGACAATGATGTGGTATTAACGTTAGAAGATGCCTGTGAATTAGACGACGGAATTCGTACCAATGAGCCTTGTACGGGCTTCGTTGAAATATCGGGAAGAGTCTATATCGATCGCGCTGAAACATCGGTCAGTGTTGGTGGTGTGCATGTCATCGCTTCCGATGCCGCTTATTGTCAGCGTTATTATACTGCGAGCAACGGTGATGCCGTAGCCGTTACTGCCGATACCAATAGTGCGCTATCAACAGCGACCGGTAATTACGATTACTTTGATTACACCTGTTATCTTGGTGGTGGCTGGCATGGCAACGTAGGGGTCATGATTGATGGCCCAGAATGGGCGTGTATGGGCGATCCGAATGCCGCCGACAGTTTTGATGCCCCGAAAGTTGCCATTCGTCGAGTGTACCGCGGCATGGCCTATAAAACCGATGACACCAATGCCCCCATTACCGATAACAAAGGCAACACCATTTATTATTCAGTCGGTGTTGCCGATGCCTTAATTTTACCTGCCGAAGGCCAAGCGGGGCATGATTTTGTCGTTTCCAACTTAAGCTCAAGTGATGAATCTCTATGTACCCTAGGTGATAATCAAACGGATCCGGTCATGATGCACCCTGACAGCAATGTTAATGGCAGTGATGGTGACTTATTTGCGGGTGTGCCTACCGATTTTTTCTGTTTAAATCAAAATAGTGATTGGATAGATAGCGTAAAAATGGACGCATATGGTTACAGTAGCGATAACTATTGCCCGTTTGATCCAAGCGATCCGCCGTCGCAAAAACATACCATTAGTGGTGATTTATTTATTACTTTTGCTGATGGTAATTACGACAAGTTAGATAACTTCTGGATATATACGTCTGATGGTTATTATAACTGTGGGGTCAGTTTACCTGACTTAGTGGGGACCCATGCATATCGTTGGAACTATCAATGCGACGTGTTTGATTGGGGTAACGGCTGGACGGGGTATGTGCAAATCACCCCAGATTTATCGACGTTTACCTGTAATCCATTGGCCATCAATATTGCCGATAACAAGGCAATTACTGGCGATTCAACCATAGGTGACTTTGTCTGTCATGATAACGCTTCAGCGGCAAGTAATATGATGATTGTAAAAGGTAACATCACTATAGCGAGCGGTGCCATTGAGGCAATTACCCTGGATGACAGCGCGTGTACCATTACCGGCACCACTTATGAGTGTGTTGGCGAAAATTTTGATGTGAATAATTTGTTTAATGGCACTATTACTTACAAGGCTTCGAAAGCGAAGGCGTGTGTCACGTATATAAACAATACCACTGCCGCGACGCTTGATGTGACAAACGGTTCGCAACAATCAACCGTGGCTATAAGCAATGCGCAGTCTGGGATCATGAATATCGATGTTACCGTAAATAATGGTCAATGTGCGACGACTAATATTGATGATATATAA
- a CDS encoding PilX N-terminal domain-containing pilus assembly protein, producing the protein MVSIHKQRGLATLTISIILLVLITIVSLYLARTVLQEQKLVASDTRAKQAFEAAEAGLAIAQQYFMKGIANNTADGKYEIFASGAGVGDDSFRGSLGENRFSVTIEEMEIDSMLALRITSTGTSSDGTASRTLVNEVKALNPIPNVPDNPLNSKGAFVIGGSATVSNSEGHSSIWSGGDIDVGSNNSTKTLIADPNDPAYPGCMDIPHSCALIESSNREMAGLDIIEHDSDLANLTTEEMFMNFFGMSPSSYKETMATRIVDTANPSESRGDCGNTWAGCVDMALNEVIWIEGDVSETGASVGCAVSLTGSHVCSDADELPSIVIVNGDVDFSGTPHFYGVLFVMGDMIGAGNLTIHGAMMVAGNVSTGTGSLDAVYNSQLLEKVQQIGPRAGVAGAWRDF; encoded by the coding sequence ATGGTTTCAATACATAAACAGCGCGGTTTGGCGACATTAACGATATCGATTATTTTGCTGGTGTTGATCACCATTGTGTCATTGTATTTAGCCCGTACTGTGTTGCAAGAGCAAAAATTGGTGGCCAGTGATACTCGAGCAAAGCAAGCCTTTGAGGCCGCCGAAGCTGGGCTTGCAATCGCGCAGCAATATTTTATGAAAGGCATTGCTAACAATACCGCCGATGGTAAGTACGAAATATTTGCCAGTGGAGCAGGCGTTGGCGACGATTCATTTCGGGGTAGCTTAGGTGAGAACCGTTTTTCGGTAACCATCGAAGAGATGGAAATCGATAGCATGCTGGCTTTGCGCATCACCTCAACGGGTACCAGCAGCGATGGCACAGCATCGCGGACACTGGTTAACGAAGTCAAAGCACTTAACCCTATCCCCAATGTGCCCGATAACCCACTGAACAGTAAAGGAGCTTTTGTTATCGGTGGCTCTGCCACAGTCAGTAACTCTGAAGGGCATAGCAGTATTTGGAGCGGTGGCGATATTGATGTCGGCTCCAATAATTCCACGAAAACCTTAATCGCTGATCCCAATGATCCAGCCTACCCAGGTTGTATGGACATTCCTCATAGTTGTGCGTTGATTGAGTCTTCAAATCGCGAAATGGCCGGTCTTGATATTATTGAGCACGACAGCGACTTAGCGAATTTAACAACCGAAGAAATGTTTATGAACTTTTTCGGTATGTCACCTAGCAGTTACAAAGAGACGATGGCGACGCGCATCGTGGATACGGCTAACCCGAGTGAATCACGTGGTGATTGCGGTAATACCTGGGCAGGTTGTGTGGATATGGCGCTTAACGAAGTGATATGGATTGAAGGTGACGTAAGCGAAACGGGCGCCAGTGTGGGCTGTGCTGTTTCTCTTACGGGTAGTCATGTGTGTAGCGATGCCGATGAGCTACCAAGTATAGTGATCGTTAATGGTGATGTTGATTTTAGCGGTACACCACATTTTTACGGCGTGCTATTTGTTATGGGCGACATGATCGGCGCGGGTAATTTAACCATTCACGGGGCGATGATGGTCGCTGGCAACGTGTCAACGGGAACCGGTAGTTTGGATGCCGTTTATAACTCGCAGTTATTAGAAAAAGTGCAACAAATTGGCCCTCGTGCAGGTGTTGCTGGCGCGTGGCGGGATTTTTAA
- a CDS encoding prepilin-type N-terminal cleavage/methylation domain-containing protein encodes MQLTRRYTKQHGFTLVELLLSMVFGLIVLSGVTYVYVSVISSSSSTLQNTKLNSQVATMMAVISADIRRAGYWANATHEEPSDNPFNVDDDTLLVIVNSMADSSKILENTDQSGSCVLYSYDRNINGVVDALGVDNELFGVRLNDGAVEMRLAGSVSDADSCTDGTWEVISDKTLYTVTELSFNPVNSACINSSEPNDVDAVGDGNNVIDDDAEFDCYNVTPQTGDITVETREVLITLAARLNRDTDVRTQIAQAVRVRNDVVRIR; translated from the coding sequence ATGCAGTTAACACGCCGATATACAAAACAGCATGGTTTTACTCTGGTGGAGCTACTACTGAGTATGGTCTTTGGCTTAATTGTTTTATCAGGCGTGACTTATGTTTATGTATCGGTCATATCCTCTAGCTCTAGCACATTACAAAACACTAAATTAAACAGCCAAGTAGCGACCATGATGGCCGTCATCTCAGCAGATATCCGCCGCGCTGGCTACTGGGCGAATGCCACTCATGAAGAACCTTCTGATAACCCATTTAATGTTGACGATGACACATTGCTGGTTATCGTCAATTCCATGGCCGACAGTAGCAAAATTTTAGAAAATACCGATCAATCAGGTTCGTGCGTTTTATACAGTTATGATCGTAATATAAATGGTGTTGTTGACGCGCTTGGTGTTGATAACGAGCTGTTTGGTGTGCGTCTAAATGACGGTGCCGTTGAAATGCGCTTAGCCGGTTCGGTATCTGATGCAGACAGTTGTACCGATGGTACTTGGGAAGTAATCTCAGATAAAACTTTATATACCGTAACCGAATTATCTTTTAACCCTGTAAACTCTGCCTGCATTAATTCAAGTGAACCAAATGATGTTGACGCTGTTGGTGATGGTAATAACGTCATTGATGATGATGCTGAATTTGACTGTTACAACGTTACCCCACAGACCGGCGATATTACTGTTGAGACAAGAGAAGTATTAATTACCTTAGCAGCAAGGCTTAACCGCGATACTGATGTTCGTACACAAATCGCGCAAGCTGTTCGCGTTAGAAACGATGTGGTGAGGATCCGTTAA
- a CDS encoding GspH/FimT family pseudopilin, whose amino-acid sequence MKKIIGITLIEVLVALLVLSILASVAGPSFAESFKKRQLQSAAEQMYSFMQQARAESLARSEKIHVSVANMASSNWSYGMKSANLPATATAGDCDPTVTDTSHTSACVLLIDDGDGTTTVDDYVLHRIDASEHDGINLQLGLATNSSSTSMVFDPARGTVDNSRSFHFVSDAKQLVVRVNKLGLVKICSNDYAEYPSCS is encoded by the coding sequence ATGAAAAAAATAATAGGTATTACGCTGATCGAGGTGTTAGTTGCACTGCTCGTGTTGAGTATTTTAGCTAGCGTCGCCGGTCCCAGCTTTGCTGAATCATTCAAAAAAAGGCAATTACAAAGTGCCGCTGAGCAGATGTATTCTTTTATGCAACAAGCTCGTGCGGAGTCTCTCGCTCGCTCTGAAAAAATCCACGTCAGCGTCGCTAATATGGCCAGTAGCAATTGGTCATATGGGATGAAATCCGCCAATTTACCTGCAACGGCTACTGCGGGCGATTGTGATCCAACGGTAACGGACACCAGCCATACATCAGCATGTGTGTTATTGATTGATGATGGCGATGGAACCACAACGGTAGACGATTACGTGCTGCATCGTATTGATGCGAGCGAACACGATGGCATCAACTTGCAGCTAGGATTGGCAACAAACTCGTCTTCAACCAGTATGGTGTTTGATCCTGCTCGCGGTACAGTCGATAACAGTCGCAGTTTTCATTTTGTCAGCGACGCTAAGCAACTGGTGGTGCGAGTTAATAAATTGGGGCTGGTAAAAATATGCTCTAATGATTATGCCGAGTATCCATCATGCAGTTAA
- a CDS encoding MFS transporter, protein MQKLFAFKGFSAYLLVVFINAFVDLGHKIVVQNTVFKIYDGQTQIILTAILNALILLPFILLFSPSGYLSDKYPKPQIMRVSAIVAVIATSLITICYWQGWFVPAFIMTLIMGIQSALYSPAKYGYVKELLGVSLLAKGNAVVQAVTIVSILSGTLVFSGLFEWLLAAQATPEAGAVDEASILQSVVVLAWVFVLLSLLEWYFARQLPITTTRDDSQKLELKRYLKGGYLRDNLKLIRSKHSIWLAILGLSMFWSVSQVMLATFPAFAKDVLNETNTFVIQGIMACTGVGIVIGSVLSANASKNYIELGFVPIAALSFATLLVSITLLDTAHSMAIVFLLLGISGGLFIIPLNALMQYHVGDNQLGRVLAGNNWVQNVAMLSGLLLTISVVSIGIEAVDVFYFLTTIIIIGTLYIVYRLPQTLIRIVTSASHFRYQRIDVIGLDLLPRSAGVLLLGHSLSWYKMLLLQSACPRPIRFVVSSSSMHSWPIKLLQKLLSISTIREGYSKQVWASVNHTLQHGGVVCLVADIVAGEGNSKNIRFIEEKLEFPLKPVIVALGDTAMITPFSLMDFAKNHNTSVRPKLVKQNMIKVTFGKPLALSDDVDTLIHSLERLH, encoded by the coding sequence ATGCAAAAGCTATTTGCTTTTAAGGGATTTAGTGCCTATCTACTTGTGGTGTTTATTAATGCGTTTGTCGATCTGGGTCATAAAATCGTTGTGCAAAACACCGTATTTAAAATCTACGATGGACAAACGCAGATTATTCTAACCGCAATCCTTAATGCTCTCATATTATTACCTTTTATTCTTTTGTTTAGTCCCTCTGGATATTTGTCAGACAAATACCCTAAACCACAAATTATGCGTGTCAGCGCTATTGTCGCGGTTATTGCCACCTCGTTAATAACCATTTGTTATTGGCAAGGTTGGTTTGTACCAGCATTTATTATGACGCTGATTATGGGGATACAGTCGGCTCTTTATTCGCCAGCTAAATATGGTTATGTCAAAGAGCTACTTGGCGTTAGCTTATTAGCAAAAGGTAATGCGGTGGTACAAGCGGTCACAATCGTGTCGATTTTATCTGGCACGCTGGTGTTTTCGGGGTTGTTTGAATGGTTATTAGCGGCGCAGGCTACACCAGAGGCTGGCGCAGTAGATGAAGCCAGCATTTTGCAATCTGTGGTCGTACTTGCTTGGGTGTTCGTCTTGTTGTCATTGCTCGAGTGGTATTTTGCAAGGCAATTACCGATAACAACAACGCGAGATGATAGTCAAAAATTAGAACTCAAACGTTATCTCAAAGGCGGTTACTTACGCGATAATCTCAAACTTATTCGCAGTAAACATAGCATCTGGCTAGCGATTCTAGGACTATCGATGTTTTGGTCGGTATCGCAAGTGATGTTGGCAACGTTCCCCGCTTTTGCTAAAGACGTGTTAAACGAAACCAACACCTTTGTTATTCAAGGGATTATGGCTTGCACCGGTGTGGGTATTGTCATCGGCTCTGTGTTGTCCGCCAACGCGTCGAAAAATTATATTGAGCTGGGTTTCGTACCTATCGCGGCGCTCTCATTTGCGACCTTGTTAGTGTCTATAACCTTGCTCGATACAGCACACAGTATGGCGATTGTGTTTTTGTTGCTCGGTATCAGTGGCGGGCTGTTTATTATACCGCTTAATGCCTTGATGCAATATCATGTAGGCGACAATCAGTTAGGTCGAGTTTTAGCCGGTAATAATTGGGTACAAAATGTTGCGATGCTGTCAGGGTTGTTATTGACCATCAGCGTTGTATCAATAGGTATTGAAGCCGTTGACGTTTTTTATTTTTTAACCACCATCATCATCATTGGCACCCTCTATATCGTCTATCGCTTGCCACAAACATTGATTCGTATTGTGACAAGCGCGAGTCACTTTCGCTACCAACGTATCGATGTTATTGGCTTAGATCTACTTCCTCGCTCCGCCGGGGTATTATTGCTCGGCCACTCTTTGAGTTGGTATAAAATGTTATTGTTGCAATCGGCTTGCCCGCGGCCTATTCGCTTTGTTGTATCGAGCAGCTCTATGCATTCTTGGCCTATAAAACTACTGCAAAAGCTTTTATCGATTAGCACTATCCGAGAAGGTTACAGTAAACAAGTATGGGCAAGCGTTAATCATACATTGCAACACGGTGGCGTGGTTTGTCTGGTGGCTGACATTGTTGCGGGGGAAGGTAACTCGAAGAACATTCGCTTTATTGAAGAGAAGCTAGAGTTTCCTCTAAAACCCGTTATCGTTGCACTTGGTGATACTGCAATGATAACGCCATTTTCACTCATGGATTTTGCCAAAAATCACAACACGTCTGTTAGACCAAAGCTTGTTAAACAAAATATGATAAAAGTTACCTTCGGTAAACCTTTGGCATTAAGTGATGATGTGGATACCCTAATCCATTCATTAGAACGACTACACTGA